One region of Carassius carassius chromosome 41, fCarCar2.1, whole genome shotgun sequence genomic DNA includes:
- the LOC132122879 gene encoding RIMS-binding protein 2-like, whose protein sequence is MTGLDVYLYPDGLTVATPNRIENWESEREMFDPNVRLFVALFSYNPAVMSPNPETMEEELPFEQGQIIKVYGDKDADGFYSGETGGRFGFVPSNMVSEIPVEDGEFKLRLFQQGFLPEETSSIAPSETSSVSDGVKVHRMLAIFDYDPWESSPNIDIEDELPFRAGDIIYVLGEMDSDGFYYGDLHGYRGLVPSNFLQSLPWD, encoded by the exons ATGACTGGGCTGGATGTCTATCTATATCCAGATGGTCTTACGGTTGCTACACCAAACCGTATAGAGAACTGGGAATCCGAGAGGGAAATGTTTGACCCGAACGTGCGCCTCTTCGTGGCTCTGTTCTCATACAACCCTGCAGTGATGTCACCAAACCCTGAAACTATGGAGGAGGAACTGCCTTTTGAACAAGGACAGATCATTAAA GTATATGGAGATAAAGATGCTGACGGCTTCTATAGCGGGGAGACCGGTGGCCGCTTTGGTTTTGTACCGAGCAACATGGTTTCTGAGATCCCTGTGGAAGACGGAGAGTTTAAACTTCGTCTGTTCCAGCAAGGCTTTTTACCAGAAGAGACGTCTTCCATAG CACCCAGCGAAACGTCTAGTGTGTCGGATGGTGTGAAGGTCCACAGGATGCTGGCCATCTTTGATTATGACCCATGGGAAAGTTCTCCAAACATAGATATTGAG GATGAGCTTCCCTTTCGTGCAGGagatattatttatgttttgggGGAAATGGACAGTGATGGATTTTATTAC GGAGATCTACATGGTTATCGAGGTCTTGTACCATCAAACTTTTTGCAATCATTGCCTTGGGACTGA